The following coding sequences lie in one Mycobacterium sp. Z3061 genomic window:
- a CDS encoding Rv2640c family ArsR-like transcriptional regulator translates to MPKALPVIDISAPVCCAPVAAGAMTDDDALQIALRLKALADPARVKIMSLLFGATGDGCNSGELATAIGVGESTVSHHLNQLRNAGLVESTRRGTSVYHRPHRAAVAALVGVLDPNCCS, encoded by the coding sequence ATGCCCAAAGCGTTGCCGGTGATCGACATCTCCGCACCGGTGTGTTGTGCACCGGTGGCCGCCGGAGCGATGACCGACGACGACGCCTTGCAGATCGCGCTGCGACTCAAGGCACTCGCCGATCCGGCGCGCGTGAAGATCATGTCGCTGCTGTTCGGTGCCACAGGCGACGGATGCAACAGTGGGGAGTTGGCGACGGCGATCGGGGTGGGCGAGTCCACGGTCAGCCACCATCTGAACCAGTTGCGAAACGCGGGGCTGGTCGAGTCGACCAGGCGCGGAACCAGCGTCTATCACCGCCCGCACCGCGCCGCGGTGGCTGCGCTGGTCGGGGTTCTCGATCCGAACTGCTGTTCCTAG
- a CDS encoding ArsI/CadI family heavy metal resistance metalloenzyme: MSRIQLALNVDDIDEAIAFYSKLFNTAPAKVKPGYANFALDEPPLKLVLLENPGQGGTLNHLGVEVDSSDEVHAQIARLTAEGLFTEEELGTTCCFAKQDKVWVNGPGGHRWEVYTKLADSDTFFAPEPDAEDARCCGAEATAR, translated from the coding sequence ATGTCCCGTATTCAGTTGGCCCTCAACGTCGATGACATCGACGAGGCCATCGCGTTCTATTCCAAGCTGTTCAATACGGCGCCGGCCAAGGTCAAGCCGGGCTATGCCAACTTCGCCCTCGACGAGCCGCCGCTGAAGCTGGTCCTGCTGGAGAACCCCGGCCAGGGCGGCACGCTCAACCACCTCGGCGTGGAGGTCGACTCGAGCGACGAGGTACACGCCCAGATCGCCCGGCTGACCGCCGAGGGACTGTTCACCGAAGAGGAGTTGGGCACCACCTGCTGCTTCGCCAAGCAGGACAAGGTGTGGGTCAACGGTCCGGGTGGGCACCGCTGGGAGGTCTACACGAAGCTGGCCGACTCGGACACCTTCTTCGCCCCGGAGCCGGATGCCGAGGATGCCCGTTGCTGCGGCGCGGAGGCGACGGCACGGTGA
- a CDS encoding arsenate reductase ArsC gives MSPKPSVLFVCVHNAGRSQMAAGFLATLAGDAIEVRSAGSAPADAVNPAAVQAMAEVGIDISTQNPKILTTDAVAASDVVITMGCGDTCPFFPGKSYRDWVLEDPAGKGVEAVRPIRDQIAARVKDLIAELLPDTARR, from the coding sequence ATGAGTCCGAAGCCGTCCGTGCTGTTCGTGTGCGTCCACAACGCCGGCCGCTCGCAGATGGCTGCCGGGTTTCTCGCGACGCTGGCCGGTGACGCCATCGAAGTGCGCTCGGCGGGCAGCGCGCCGGCCGACGCGGTCAATCCCGCCGCGGTACAGGCCATGGCCGAGGTCGGCATCGACATCTCCACCCAGAACCCGAAGATCCTGACGACTGACGCGGTTGCGGCCTCCGACGTCGTGATCACCATGGGTTGCGGGGACACCTGCCCGTTCTTTCCCGGCAAGAGCTACCGCGACTGGGTGCTCGAGGACCCCGCCGGCAAGGGCGTGGAAGCGGTGCGGCCAATCCGTGATCAGATCGCGGCCCGTGTCAAAGACCTCATCGCCGAGTTGCTGCCCGATACCGCGAGACGCTGA
- a CDS encoding TauD/TfdA family dioxygenase, with translation MRPAVRGPSVWTPCDFPDEALWSFDLSADDRQALIAYGHGGELAGLAEHFRSAARRWAELLTHGPGFVRVRRFPIDALTEAQTERAYLGLGRLLGEPVGQDRDANVITHIRDERLPAAPGVRKYRTNLRQDFHSDGSDIVGLLCLHPAKAGGESRIVSAHAVYNEMLRRAPHLVDVMYQPMPWDRNEEQSAGEPPFFELSPITDIDATPRLFFIAWYIRDSQRHPEAPRLTEKQCAALDLVESIANDPAFHIEMRFEPGDVQLLNNTVVLHSREAYTDEESPAARRHLLRLWLKTATATTHQMLRGGVPRQDR, from the coding sequence GTGAGACCGGCGGTCCGCGGGCCCTCGGTGTGGACGCCGTGCGACTTCCCCGACGAGGCGCTCTGGTCGTTCGACCTGTCCGCTGACGATCGACAGGCGCTGATCGCCTACGGCCACGGTGGCGAACTGGCTGGTCTGGCAGAGCATTTCCGATCCGCCGCGCGCCGCTGGGCCGAGCTGTTGACCCACGGACCCGGCTTCGTCCGGGTGCGGCGATTTCCCATCGACGCACTCACCGAAGCCCAGACCGAGCGTGCGTACCTCGGCCTGGGCAGGCTGCTGGGTGAGCCGGTCGGCCAAGACCGAGACGCCAACGTCATCACCCACATTCGGGACGAACGCCTGCCCGCAGCCCCCGGGGTACGTAAGTACCGGACAAACCTGCGTCAGGATTTCCACAGCGACGGCTCGGACATCGTCGGGTTGCTGTGTCTGCATCCGGCCAAGGCCGGTGGTGAGTCCAGGATCGTCAGCGCGCACGCCGTCTACAACGAGATGTTGCGGCGGGCTCCGCATCTGGTGGACGTGATGTATCAGCCGATGCCCTGGGATCGCAACGAGGAGCAGAGCGCCGGCGAGCCACCGTTCTTCGAGCTGTCACCCATCACCGACATCGACGCGACGCCACGGCTGTTCTTCATCGCCTGGTACATCCGCGATTCACAGCGCCACCCCGAGGCGCCCAGGTTAACCGAAAAGCAATGTGCGGCACTAGATCTGGTTGAGTCTATCGCCAACGACCCGGCCTTCCACATCGAGATGCGGTTCGAGCCCGGAGACGTACAACTGCTCAACAACACCGTCGTCCTGCACTCGCGGGAGGCCTACACCGACGAAGAATCCCCCGCAGCGAGGCGGCATCTGTTGAGGTTGTGGCTGAAAACCGCCACGGCGACCACTCATCAGATGTTGCGCGGCGGAGTGCCACGACAAGATCGCTGA